Proteins from a single region of Pangasianodon hypophthalmus isolate fPanHyp1 chromosome 7, fPanHyp1.pri, whole genome shotgun sequence:
- the zbtb33 gene encoding transcriptional regulator Kaiso isoform X2, translating to MSKLKLISVTDTQFPVSLLEAISEQRNNGLFCDVTIIVQDRKFRAHKTMLSASSTYFRQLFSVAGQVIELNFIKAEIFEEVLNYIYTSKIHRIRSDKLEDLISAGQILGVKFIANLATPLSQVKGLPGLSKEGDPSNVNATEKNETGVENMPIITESFSLSAEEFKMVSGSVDRDDPDSDDVLFVSEVEAPKAQKTKQSQVIDLDVEEGPEPKRQKGTNEEELNPERGKAQYEESKLPSEGEVPKKFQDKPQAHAIPAAVTMSPNTSDAVMVSDARSQSAQSAPSTPADVNSLTPDALNTTLPLEPSEVLGVQKKKVLLEQSPNRPGKIRLSDVRPTFSTNNGTRLDAALTKKTITLDKASEIDSLSSGCKVYANIGENTYDIVPVKEYSGEGETRPSPGRKSQTSVHGASNLTTSSPRGKKKGKADQEDHYELIMDGKTFYVCVVCKRPYVCLTSLRRHFNTHSWERKYPCRYCDKVFALAEYRTKHEITHTGERRYQCLLCNEMFLNYQLLSSHCKQMHNQDPSGRKEKDDTDNNLYRLLPCKTLQFKPYSFVSGETGGIPIINEDGIVHHVNPGRSHFANQELQSSQSKMLNWDDIFVEPDAHNRPGAHARPGPPPRPANQMNVENTTEFEFVIPETY from the coding sequence ATGTCGAAATTAAAGCTGATATCTGTAACTGACACACAGTTTCCTGTGTCATTGCTGGAGGCCATCAGTGAGCAGCGAAACAATGGATTATTCTGTGATGTGACCATAATTGTACAGGACCGCAAGTTCAGGGCACACAAGACAATGCTATCAGCATCCAGCACTTACTTTCGGCAGCTTTTTTCAGTTGCAGGACAAGTGATTGAGCTAAATTTTATCAAGGCAGAAATATTTGAAGAAGTCCTGAATTACATATACACCTCAAAAATCCACCGAATTCGGTCTGACAAGCTTGAAGATCTTATCAGCGCAGGCCAGATCTTAGGAGTCAAGTTCATTGCCAATCTCGCGACCCCACTTTCACAAGTCAAGGGGCTACCGGGCTTGTCAAAAGAAGGAGATCCCAGCAACGTTAATGCCACTGAGAAAAATGAAACCGGAGTGGAGAATATGCCAATCATCACCGAATCATTCTCTTTATCGGCCGAGGAATTCAAAATGGTAAGTGGCAGTGTTGACAGAGATGATCCAGACAGCGATGATGTTCTTTTTGTCTCAGAGGTGGAAGCGCCGAAAGCTCAGAAGACGAAGCAATCTCAGGTTATAGATTTGGATGTGGAGGAAGGACCAGAGCCTAAAAGACAAAAAGGCACAAATGAGGAAGAACTGAATCCTGAAAGGGGAAAAGCTCAATATGAGGAAAGCAAGCTCCCTTCAGAAGGTGAAGTGCCAAAGAAATTCCAAGACAAACCACAAGCCCATGCAATCCCTGCAGCTGTCACCATGTCCCCAAACACCAGTGATGCTGTTATGGTCTCTGATGCAAGATCACAGAGCGCACAGAGCGCACCCTCTACCCCAGCTGATGTGAACAGTCTTACTCCTGACGCTCTGAATACCACTCTGCCCCTGGAACCCAGTGAAGTGCTTGGAGTTCAGAAGAAGAAGGTTTTGTTGGAGCAGTCACCAAATCGGCCAGGAAAAATCAGACTGTCAGATGTGAGGCCAACCTTCAGCACTAATAATGGAACTAGGCTAGATGCTGCTCTGACCAAGAAGACAATTACATTAGACAAAGCCTCAGAAATTGATTCACTGTCATCAGGATGCAAGGTTTATGCCAACATAGGGGAGAATACCTATGACATTGTTCCTGTGAAAGAGTACTCAGGTGAAGGGGAAACTCGACCTTCCCCTGGACGAAAATCACAGACCTCAGTGCACGGTGCAAGCAATCTGACCACCAGCTCGCCTCGAGGTAAGAAAAAAGGTAAAGCGGATCAAGAGGATCATTATGAACTTATTATGGACGGTAAGACCTTTTATGTGTGCGTTGTGTGCAAGCGCCCCTATGTTTGCCTGACAAGCCTCAGGCggcactttaacacacactcatgggAGAGGAAGTACCCGTGTCGTTACTGCGACAAAGTATTTGCTCTGGCTGAATACAGAACCAAACATGAGATCACTCACACGGGGGAGAGACGGTatcagtgtttactgtgtaATGAAATGTTCCTCAACTACCAATTGTTGTCATCACACTGCAAACAAATGCACAATCAAGACCCCtcaggaaggaaggagaaggaCGACACGGACAATAACTTGTACCGCTTACTTCCGTGTAAAACGCTGCAGTTCAAGCCGTACTCTTTCGTCTCAGGCGAGACCGGGGGAATTCCGATCATTAATGAAGATGGGATTGTGCATCACGTTAACCCTGGCAGGTCACACTTCGCAAACCAGGAACTCCAGTCCAGCCAGAGCAAAATGTTGAACTGGGATGATATCTTTGTCGAGCCCGATGCACACAATCGACCAGGGGCTCATGCACGTCCCGGACCTCCTCCGCGACCCGCAAACCAAATGAATGTAGAGAACACGACAGAGTTTGAATTTGTCATACCGGAAACATACTGA
- the zbtb33 gene encoding transcriptional regulator Kaiso isoform X1 yields MGDVLRLLLVIQRVAAFLQLQQQTFCCLLPQTGIVFCITSKTEAWIQTLRTAGMSKLKLISVTDTQFPVSLLEAISEQRNNGLFCDVTIIVQDRKFRAHKTMLSASSTYFRQLFSVAGQVIELNFIKAEIFEEVLNYIYTSKIHRIRSDKLEDLISAGQILGVKFIANLATPLSQVKGLPGLSKEGDPSNVNATEKNETGVENMPIITESFSLSAEEFKMVSGSVDRDDPDSDDVLFVSEVEAPKAQKTKQSQVIDLDVEEGPEPKRQKGTNEEELNPERGKAQYEESKLPSEGEVPKKFQDKPQAHAIPAAVTMSPNTSDAVMVSDARSQSAQSAPSTPADVNSLTPDALNTTLPLEPSEVLGVQKKKVLLEQSPNRPGKIRLSDVRPTFSTNNGTRLDAALTKKTITLDKASEIDSLSSGCKVYANIGENTYDIVPVKEYSGEGETRPSPGRKSQTSVHGASNLTTSSPRGKKKGKADQEDHYELIMDGKTFYVCVVCKRPYVCLTSLRRHFNTHSWERKYPCRYCDKVFALAEYRTKHEITHTGERRYQCLLCNEMFLNYQLLSSHCKQMHNQDPSGRKEKDDTDNNLYRLLPCKTLQFKPYSFVSGETGGIPIINEDGIVHHVNPGRSHFANQELQSSQSKMLNWDDIFVEPDAHNRPGAHARPGPPPRPANQMNVENTTEFEFVIPETY; encoded by the exons ATGGGAGATGTTTTGCGACTCCTGTTGGTTATACAGAGAGTCGCAGCCTTCCTTCAGCTCCAACAACAGACTTTTTGTTGTCTGCTGCCACAAACCGGCATTGTTTTTTGTATTACTTCAAAAACAGAAGCCTGGATACAAACGCTTCGCACTGCAG GGATGTCGAAATTAAAGCTGATATCTGTAACTGACACACAGTTTCCTGTGTCATTGCTGGAGGCCATCAGTGAGCAGCGAAACAATGGATTATTCTGTGATGTGACCATAATTGTACAGGACCGCAAGTTCAGGGCACACAAGACAATGCTATCAGCATCCAGCACTTACTTTCGGCAGCTTTTTTCAGTTGCAGGACAAGTGATTGAGCTAAATTTTATCAAGGCAGAAATATTTGAAGAAGTCCTGAATTACATATACACCTCAAAAATCCACCGAATTCGGTCTGACAAGCTTGAAGATCTTATCAGCGCAGGCCAGATCTTAGGAGTCAAGTTCATTGCCAATCTCGCGACCCCACTTTCACAAGTCAAGGGGCTACCGGGCTTGTCAAAAGAAGGAGATCCCAGCAACGTTAATGCCACTGAGAAAAATGAAACCGGAGTGGAGAATATGCCAATCATCACCGAATCATTCTCTTTATCGGCCGAGGAATTCAAAATGGTAAGTGGCAGTGTTGACAGAGATGATCCAGACAGCGATGATGTTCTTTTTGTCTCAGAGGTGGAAGCGCCGAAAGCTCAGAAGACGAAGCAATCTCAGGTTATAGATTTGGATGTGGAGGAAGGACCAGAGCCTAAAAGACAAAAAGGCACAAATGAGGAAGAACTGAATCCTGAAAGGGGAAAAGCTCAATATGAGGAAAGCAAGCTCCCTTCAGAAGGTGAAGTGCCAAAGAAATTCCAAGACAAACCACAAGCCCATGCAATCCCTGCAGCTGTCACCATGTCCCCAAACACCAGTGATGCTGTTATGGTCTCTGATGCAAGATCACAGAGCGCACAGAGCGCACCCTCTACCCCAGCTGATGTGAACAGTCTTACTCCTGACGCTCTGAATACCACTCTGCCCCTGGAACCCAGTGAAGTGCTTGGAGTTCAGAAGAAGAAGGTTTTGTTGGAGCAGTCACCAAATCGGCCAGGAAAAATCAGACTGTCAGATGTGAGGCCAACCTTCAGCACTAATAATGGAACTAGGCTAGATGCTGCTCTGACCAAGAAGACAATTACATTAGACAAAGCCTCAGAAATTGATTCACTGTCATCAGGATGCAAGGTTTATGCCAACATAGGGGAGAATACCTATGACATTGTTCCTGTGAAAGAGTACTCAGGTGAAGGGGAAACTCGACCTTCCCCTGGACGAAAATCACAGACCTCAGTGCACGGTGCAAGCAATCTGACCACCAGCTCGCCTCGAGGTAAGAAAAAAGGTAAAGCGGATCAAGAGGATCATTATGAACTTATTATGGACGGTAAGACCTTTTATGTGTGCGTTGTGTGCAAGCGCCCCTATGTTTGCCTGACAAGCCTCAGGCggcactttaacacacactcatgggAGAGGAAGTACCCGTGTCGTTACTGCGACAAAGTATTTGCTCTGGCTGAATACAGAACCAAACATGAGATCACTCACACGGGGGAGAGACGGTatcagtgtttactgtgtaATGAAATGTTCCTCAACTACCAATTGTTGTCATCACACTGCAAACAAATGCACAATCAAGACCCCtcaggaaggaaggagaaggaCGACACGGACAATAACTTGTACCGCTTACTTCCGTGTAAAACGCTGCAGTTCAAGCCGTACTCTTTCGTCTCAGGCGAGACCGGGGGAATTCCGATCATTAATGAAGATGGGATTGTGCATCACGTTAACCCTGGCAGGTCACACTTCGCAAACCAGGAACTCCAGTCCAGCCAGAGCAAAATGTTGAACTGGGATGATATCTTTGTCGAGCCCGATGCACACAATCGACCAGGGGCTCATGCACGTCCCGGACCTCCTCCGCGACCCGCAAACCAAATGAATGTAGAGAACACGACAGAGTTTGAATTTGTCATACCGGAAACATACTGA